One segment of Marvinbryantia formatexigens DSM 14469 DNA contains the following:
- a CDS encoding sugar transferase, producing MYRKGVKNIFDFLIGLCGFPFFLIALIIFGPIIYFTDKGPIFYNANRIGKDGKLFKMYKFRSMYVNAPDIRLADGSTYNGEDDPRVTKIGKFMRNTSVDELPQLLNLLNGTMSLIGPRPDPPDWLDKYPEDIKIFLTVKPGLTGYSQAYYRNSADGEEKMKNDAYYARHCSFMMDVKIFFKTIAIVLGHDNTYKDTSNEDEAKKQIEELRKH from the coding sequence GTGTATAGAAAAGGCGTAAAAAATATATTCGATTTTCTAATCGGCTTGTGTGGATTTCCGTTTTTTTTGATTGCGTTGATAATCTTTGGCCCGATTATTTATTTCACTGACAAAGGTCCTATTTTCTATAATGCAAATAGAATCGGAAAAGATGGTAAGCTTTTTAAGATGTATAAATTCCGTTCTATGTATGTTAATGCACCAGATATTCGTCTGGCTGATGGCTCAACATATAACGGAGAGGATGATCCCAGAGTTACAAAAATTGGTAAGTTCATGAGAAATACAAGTGTGGACGAACTTCCGCAGCTCTTGAATCTCCTCAATGGAACGATGAGCTTAATTGGTCCTCGTCCTGATCCGCCGGATTGGTTAGATAAATATCCTGAAGATATCAAAATCTTCTTAACTGTGAAACCGGGATTAACCGGATATAGTCAGGCTTATTACAGAAATAGTGCCGATGGTGAAGAGAAGATGAAGAACGATGCCTATTATGCAAGACACTGCAGCTTTATGATGGATGTGAAGATTTTTTTCAAAACAATTGCTATTGTGCTTGGGCACGATAATACATATAAGGATACAAGCAACGAAGACGAGGCAAAGAAACAAATAGAAGAACTGAGAAAACACTAA
- a CDS encoding DegT/DnrJ/EryC1/StrS family aminotransferase → MANDVKNLNKRVIPFSPPDISELEIAEVAEALRSGWITTGPRTKELERRLAEYCHTSKVVCLNSATAAEELNFRVCGIGEGDEVIVPAYTYTASASAAIHTGARVVFVDSQSDNTEMDYESVAAVITEKTKAVVAVDLGGIICDYDKLYAAVESKKSLFKAKEGDDLGARIQQAKGRILVFADCAHALGASRNGKMAGEIADFTDFSFHAVKNFTTAEGGASTWLDIPGVDNEEIYHQYQLLSLHGQSKDALAKTQVGAWEYDIIGPWYKCNMTDIMAAIGLKQLDRYEGMLKRRGQIINRYDAMCDEMGIKHLIHSGANFQSSNHLYLTRIPGASDETRREIIVKLAERGVNTNVHYKPLPMMTAYRALGWDIKEFPNAYSYYENLITLPLHTCLTDEDVDYVIENYREVVREYMK, encoded by the coding sequence ATGGCAAATGATGTTAAAAATTTAAATAAAAGAGTCATTCCATTTAGTCCTCCTGACATCTCTGAACTTGAGATTGCAGAAGTTGCTGAAGCACTCAGATCCGGATGGATTACGACCGGTCCTCGAACAAAAGAATTGGAGAGAAGACTGGCTGAATATTGCCATACCAGCAAGGTTGTTTGCCTAAATTCTGCCACTGCAGCGGAGGAGTTAAACTTTCGAGTTTGTGGAATTGGCGAGGGGGATGAAGTTATTGTTCCAGCTTATACATATACGGCTTCGGCGTCTGCTGCGATTCACACAGGGGCTAGGGTGGTATTTGTGGATAGTCAGTCAGATAATACTGAGATGGACTATGAATCAGTTGCAGCAGTGATTACCGAGAAAACAAAGGCGGTTGTGGCTGTAGATCTCGGGGGCATCATCTGTGACTATGACAAGCTGTATGCAGCCGTTGAGAGTAAGAAAAGCTTGTTTAAAGCAAAAGAAGGCGATGACCTTGGGGCAAGAATTCAGCAGGCAAAGGGCAGAATCCTTGTGTTTGCCGATTGTGCTCACGCTCTGGGGGCTAGTAGAAACGGAAAGATGGCCGGTGAGATAGCAGATTTTACGGATTTTTCTTTTCACGCTGTTAAGAACTTTACCACAGCTGAAGGTGGAGCTTCTACTTGGCTTGATATTCCAGGTGTTGATAATGAGGAAATTTATCATCAGTATCAGCTGTTGAGTCTTCATGGACAGAGCAAAGACGCTCTTGCTAAAACACAGGTTGGCGCGTGGGAGTACGACATTATCGGTCCATGGTATAAGTGCAACATGACGGATATTATGGCTGCCATTGGTTTAAAACAGCTTGATAGATATGAGGGAATGCTGAAAAGACGAGGTCAAATTATAAATAGATACGATGCTATGTGTGATGAGATGGGAATTAAACATTTAATCCACAGCGGAGCAAATTTCCAGAGTTCAAACCATTTGTATTTAACTCGTATTCCTGGTGCGTCTGATGAAACTAGAAGAGAAATTATTGTGAAGCTTGCTGAGCGTGGCGTTAACACAAATGTCCACTACAAGCCGTTGCCGATGATGACAGCATACAGAGCACTTGGTTGGGATATTAAGGAATTCCCGAATGCTTATAGCTATTACGAGAATCTGATTACACTTCCTCTTCATACATGTTTGACTGATGAAGATGTTGATTACGTTATTGAGAACTATAGGGAAGTAGTACGTGAGTACATGAAATAA
- the loaP gene encoding antiterminator LoaP, producing the protein MAKHTQFRKQKEETEVWYVMQVQTGMEERICAQCRRKISETVLEQCFIPRYEVKKHIQGEWKTQKQILFPGYVFVVTSDIQNLHEELKKVIGLTKLIGTGREIVPISENEKEFLLGFGGEEQVVQMSEGIITGSQVVIHSGPLKGKEGYIRKIDRHKRKAWLELPLLGGMQNVQVGLEIVCKK; encoded by the coding sequence ATGGCGAAGCATACGCAATTCAGGAAACAGAAGGAAGAGACAGAAGTGTGGTATGTGATGCAGGTGCAGACCGGAATGGAAGAACGGATATGTGCACAGTGTAGAAGGAAAATATCCGAGACGGTGCTGGAGCAGTGCTTCATCCCGCGTTATGAGGTGAAAAAGCATATCCAGGGTGAGTGGAAAACACAGAAGCAGATCCTGTTTCCGGGATATGTATTTGTAGTGACATCCGATATCCAGAATCTGCACGAAGAATTAAAAAAGGTTATTGGCTTGACAAAGCTCATTGGGACAGGCAGGGAAATCGTTCCGATTTCTGAAAATGAAAAGGAATTCCTCCTGGGCTTTGGCGGGGAGGAGCAGGTTGTACAGATGTCTGAAGGCATCATCACCGGAAGCCAGGTAGTCATCCACTCCGGGCCTCTGAAAGGAAAAGAAGGATATATCAGAAAGATAGACAGGCACAAGAGAAAGGCATGGCTGGAGCTTCCGCTACTGGGCGGGATGCAGAATGTACAGGTTGGGCTGGAGATTGTGTGTAAGAAATAG
- a CDS encoding nucleoside-diphosphate sugar epimerase/dehydratase, which produces MREEQKNGKQVSGQTKEKKHRFQHWEVIALYLVLYDVVAACASYFFALLLRFDMHVSQIPPEYLDAFVKFMPFYAVFMVAVFYALRLYSSIWQFASFSELNRITVASLATAVFHTAGITLFLQRMPVSYYIIGAVMQYCLVIAVRFSYRYITMERARRRQDGRAVRNAMIIGAGAAGQVIIRELKNSGEAEARPCCVIDDNPNKWGRLMEGIPVAGGRDSIPENVRKYKIDQILFAIPTASAEDRRAILDICKETGCELKSLPGVYQLANGEVSLSRMKPVAVEELLGRDPIKVNMEEIFRYIKGKTILVTGGGGSIGSELCRQIAGHEPGQLVIFDIYENNAYDIEQELRRKYPDLKLSVLIGSVRDSRRINQVFETYRPDIVYHAAAHKHVPLMETSPNEAIKNNVVGTYKTAYAALKNGTQRFVLISTDKAVNPTNIMGASKRLCEMVIQSMDAISKAGRMDLLPFLHAHMDKQIDGQIAHDPEDHMAVDGMDGKHPGLNMESVKNGEHPGTQFVAVRFGNVLGSNGSVIPLFKKQIEAGGPVTVTHPDIIRYFMTIPEAVSLVLQAGTYAWGGEIFVLDMGEPVKIDTLARNLIKLSGYKPDEDIKIVYTGLRPGEKLFEEKLMAEEGLKKTDNDLIHIGKPVPFDVEKFLRQLEELAKASYENSGDIVGMVEQMVTTFHPAGKQPEKILAGPYPAADSALDEVAAAKEMA; this is translated from the coding sequence ATGAGAGAAGAACAGAAAAACGGGAAACAGGTATCAGGACAGACGAAAGAAAAAAAACACAGGTTCCAGCACTGGGAAGTGATCGCGCTTTATCTTGTGCTGTATGACGTGGTCGCGGCGTGTGCATCCTATTTTTTTGCGCTGCTGCTGCGTTTCGACATGCACGTATCACAGATCCCTCCGGAATATCTGGATGCTTTTGTGAAATTCATGCCGTTTTATGCAGTATTCATGGTGGCAGTGTTTTATGCCCTGCGGCTCTACAGCAGCATATGGCAGTTTGCAAGCTTCAGTGAGCTCAACCGCATCACGGTGGCGTCCCTTGCCACGGCGGTATTCCATACAGCAGGGATCACGCTTTTCCTGCAGCGGATGCCGGTATCGTATTACATCATCGGTGCGGTCATGCAGTACTGCCTCGTGATCGCGGTGCGGTTTTCCTACCGCTACATCACGATGGAGCGCGCACGCCGGAGACAGGACGGACGTGCAGTCCGCAATGCAATGATCATCGGGGCCGGGGCAGCCGGGCAGGTGATCATCCGCGAGCTGAAAAATTCCGGGGAGGCAGAGGCACGTCCCTGCTGTGTGATCGACGACAATCCCAATAAATGGGGCAGGCTGATGGAAGGCATCCCGGTCGCGGGCGGCAGGGACTCCATCCCGGAGAATGTCCGGAAATATAAGATCGACCAGATCCTGTTCGCCATTCCGACCGCATCCGCGGAGGACCGGAGGGCAATCCTGGACATCTGCAAGGAGACGGGGTGCGAGCTGAAGAGCCTGCCGGGCGTCTACCAGCTGGCAAACGGGGAGGTGTCCTTAAGCAGGATGAAGCCGGTGGCGGTGGAGGAGCTGCTGGGCAGGGACCCGATAAAAGTCAACATGGAGGAGATCTTCCGGTACATAAAAGGAAAAACAATCCTGGTAACAGGCGGGGGCGGTTCCATCGGCAGCGAGCTCTGCAGGCAGATCGCCGGGCATGAGCCGGGACAGCTGGTCATTTTCGACATCTATGAAAACAATGCCTACGACATCGAGCAGGAGCTGCGCCGGAAATACCCGGACCTGAAGCTGTCGGTACTGATCGGCTCCGTGCGCGACAGCCGGAGGATCAACCAGGTATTTGAGACCTACAGGCCGGATATCGTCTACCATGCTGCGGCGCACAAGCATGTCCCGCTGATGGAGACGAGCCCGAACGAGGCAATCAAGAACAATGTGGTCGGCACGTACAAGACAGCCTATGCGGCGCTGAAAAACGGCACGCAGCGGTTCGTGCTGATCAGCACGGACAAGGCGGTGAACCCGACCAACATCATGGGCGCCAGCAAGCGCCTGTGCGAGATGGTCATCCAGAGCATGGACGCCATCAGCAAGGCGGGGAGGATGGACCTGCTCCCGTTCCTGCACGCGCACATGGACAAACAGATAGACGGGCAGATAGCGCACGACCCGGAGGACCACATGGCGGTGGACGGCATGGACGGGAAGCATCCCGGTCTGAATATGGAGAGTGTGAAAAACGGGGAGCATCCGGGGACACAGTTTGTGGCGGTACGCTTCGGGAATGTGCTGGGCAGCAACGGCTCCGTGATCCCGCTCTTCAAAAAGCAGATAGAAGCGGGCGGACCGGTGACCGTCACCCATCCGGACATCATCCGCTACTTCATGACCATCCCGGAGGCGGTCAGCCTGGTGCTGCAGGCAGGGACTTACGCATGGGGCGGTGAGATATTTGTGCTGGACATGGGAGAGCCGGTGAAGATCGACACGCTGGCGCGGAACCTGATAAAGCTTTCCGGATATAAACCGGATGAGGATATCAAGATCGTCTATACCGGGCTGCGGCCGGGCGAAAAGCTTTTCGAGGAAAAGCTGATGGCAGAGGAAGGTCTGAAAAAGACAGACAATGACCTGATCCATATCGGGAAGCCGGTCCCATTCGATGTGGAGAAGTTCCTGCGGCAGCTGGAGGAGCTTGCAAAGGCAAGTTATGAGAACAGCGGGGATATCGTGGGAATGGTCGAGCAGATGGTGACGACTTTCCATCCGGCGGGAAAACAGCCGGAAAAGATCCTTGCGGGACCATATCCTGCAGCAGACAGTGCACTGGATGAGGTTGCCGCAGCAAAAGAGATGGCATAA
- a CDS encoding recombinase family protein, which yields MITAEAKGPQVSVIPATKRSVQGGAQLKKQTNIRVAAYCRVSTGDESQLTSYTNQKAFYAGLIQNREGWRFAGIYADEAISGTSRAHRDAFNRMMEDARNGRLDYIVTKSISRFARNTVDTLNCVRELRQQNPPVGVYFEKENVDTLDATGELILTILSALAQDESRSISENIRWTFRKNFQAGIPQINLKRMIGYDKAEDGTWVINPEQAATVQYIFDRYVCGRSANRIAEELNKLGRKTINDKNWSCSSVMTVLRNEKYVGDLEMQKTVTRDFLTHRSTINHGEAPKYYVKNHHAAIIDRTTWDKVQAMLRKKSGENTECIADEKRQTGPGKSPFFNLRCKAALSGTEEECGGKLIRMTYTGTASGYTDERSLAATGGDTSRYLEKYVYAYPVWKCERRAGERKGKISGIHSEKKDRNCPSEILHECAIEQSFMEMLYALKRDYEANGNSSRICTLFQEAYESACQRERGNHISAVRMEILDDQIAELENKLRRMTDRQSDAAWEKAPGMNKEPGKIQEERAETEENLRQQLYELQQQKNALASGQGTTTVMQKNFDFFLKCLKELPEVNRAGMRIMVDGLDVQGSFLRNIDGTAKTGARKNARGGQRNLPLEKMMAAPDFLPFERGIYMAFILSGTIRGDCIEYTTNFGVKLMTTGNRRTLGSFLGFKKCRDDGSVEILDVPYKVCGNSIQYRRYLRKGEKKEKKEI from the coding sequence ATGATAACAGCAGAGGCAAAAGGTCCGCAGGTTTCTGTTATACCGGCAACAAAACGGTCGGTCCAGGGCGGGGCACAGTTAAAGAAGCAGACAAATATCCGCGTGGCAGCTTATTGCCGTGTCTCCACAGGGGATGAAAGCCAGCTGACCTCATATACGAATCAGAAAGCATTTTATGCAGGTCTCATTCAGAACCGGGAGGGATGGCGTTTTGCCGGTATCTATGCGGACGAGGCGATTTCCGGTACCAGCCGCGCACACCGAGATGCGTTTAACCGTATGATGGAGGACGCCAGGAACGGCAGGCTGGATTATATCGTGACAAAGTCCATTTCCCGTTTTGCGCGGAATACGGTCGACACGCTCAACTGTGTACGCGAATTGCGGCAGCAGAATCCGCCGGTGGGCGTTTATTTTGAGAAAGAAAATGTTGATACGCTGGATGCGACCGGCGAGCTGATTCTGACGATTCTTTCTGCTCTGGCGCAGGATGAGTCGCGGTCCATTTCCGAGAATATCCGCTGGACCTTCCGGAAAAATTTCCAGGCGGGTATCCCGCAGATTAATCTGAAGCGGATGATTGGATATGATAAAGCGGAGGACGGCACCTGGGTCATAAACCCGGAGCAGGCAGCCACCGTGCAGTATATTTTTGACAGATACGTCTGCGGCCGGTCGGCCAACCGGATCGCGGAGGAGCTCAATAAGCTGGGACGCAAAACCATAAATGATAAAAACTGGTCCTGCAGCTCGGTCATGACGGTGCTCCGCAATGAAAAATACGTAGGGGACCTGGAAATGCAGAAAACGGTTACCAGAGATTTTCTGACGCATCGTTCTACGATTAATCATGGCGAGGCACCAAAGTATTATGTGAAGAATCATCATGCCGCTATCATCGACCGGACCACCTGGGATAAGGTGCAGGCGATGCTCCGTAAAAAATCCGGGGAAAATACGGAATGTATCGCAGACGAAAAGAGGCAGACGGGACCGGGAAAATCGCCGTTTTTCAACCTGCGCTGCAAAGCAGCGCTATCCGGGACGGAGGAAGAATGCGGAGGAAAATTGATCCGGATGACTTATACCGGGACTGCCAGCGGATACACGGATGAACGCTCTCTTGCAGCAACCGGGGGAGATACCTCGCGCTATCTGGAGAAGTATGTCTACGCTTATCCAGTATGGAAATGCGAACGAAGAGCCGGGGAGCGTAAAGGAAAGATTTCCGGGATCCACAGCGAAAAGAAAGACAGGAACTGTCCGTCGGAAATTCTGCATGAGTGCGCCATTGAGCAGAGTTTTATGGAAATGCTGTATGCTCTGAAGAGAGACTATGAAGCGAATGGGAATTCCAGCCGGATTTGTACCTTGTTTCAAGAAGCTTATGAGAGCGCCTGCCAGCGGGAGAGGGGAAATCATATTTCCGCTGTGCGTATGGAAATACTGGACGACCAGATCGCGGAGCTGGAAAATAAGTTAAGGCGGATGACGGACAGGCAGAGCGACGCCGCGTGGGAGAAAGCGCCGGGAATGAATAAAGAGCCTGGAAAAATACAGGAAGAAAGAGCGGAGACGGAAGAAAACCTGCGTCAGCAGTTGTATGAGCTGCAGCAGCAGAAAAACGCGCTGGCTTCCGGACAGGGAACCACGACAGTTATGCAGAAAAATTTTGATTTTTTCTTGAAATGCCTAAAGGAACTGCCGGAAGTAAATCGCGCCGGAATGAGGATTATGGTCGACGGACTGGATGTGCAGGGAAGCTTTTTACGGAATATAGACGGCACTGCAAAAACCGGCGCACGAAAAAACGCAAGGGGTGGACAGCGGAACCTTCCATTGGAAAAGATGATGGCTGCACCGGATTTTCTTCCATTTGAACGGGGAATTTATATGGCATTTATTCTCAGCGGAACGATTCGCGGAGATTGCATTGAGTATACCACTAATTTCGGAGTAAAGCTGATGACAACAGGAAACCGGCGTACTCTGGGCAGCTTCCTGGGCTTTAAAAAATGCAGAGACGATGGCAGCGTAGAAATTCTGGATGTACCTTATAAGGTGTGCGGCAACAGTATTCAATACCGCAGGTATCTGCGGAAAGGGGAAAAGAAAGAGAAAAAAGAAATATAG